In Hyphomicrobium denitrificans ATCC 51888, the DNA window CCGCGCTGCTTTCGAGCCGCGTCGGTCGTCTCGAACGGCGAATCCAACAGTTGTCGCGCGAACACGAGATCGCGCTGAAACGATACGCCGAGGCAGCCGCCCGCGGACGGAGCGCCGACCGCCTTCTCGCCGAGGCAAAAGGCGAAGAAGCGCGCAAGCGCGAACAGGCCGAGCTCGAGGCTCTGCTCGAATTTCAGGAAGCCGTCGGCGCGCAAGGCCGGGGTAAGTCTCCGCGTCCAAGCTGAGGCAATCTTCCATGTTCGAAGTGATATTTCTTGATGTCCGCCATCCTTCGCACCTCGGCCGCTGACGTCGCGACCTGGACAGCCGGGCAAACAGTCCGGCCGGCGAAGACGGCTGCTGCCAGCACGGATGCAGCTACGCCGCAGGCCGACCCTGCGGCGATGAAAAAAGCCAAAGAGGTCGCGCAGCAATTCGAGGCTGTCTATTTGCGCCAGATGATCGACGCGTCGATGCCGAAGGATTCCGAAGCGCTGTTCGGCGAAGGAACGTCGGGCACGATGTGGCGCTCGATGATGACGGACACGCTCGCGACAAGTCTGTCCAAGACGGGCACGCTCGGGATTGCGAACATGATCCTCAAATCTGAAACCGGACGACTTAAGGACAAGTAGAATGAGCACCGGCGCATTCGGCGAAAAAGTCAAAACGTCTCTTCCGAGCGCCAGGTCCACCGCGCCATTGGCCGGTCTGGCCGCCGCGAGCGCACGCCGACCCGCGATGCAGCGCGCGGGCATGCAGGACTCGGATGCCGCGCGTGCCATGGTCTTTGCCGTGATCGCACGCATCGAGGGCTATCTCGACGAAGAAACGCACGCCTTGGACAAGTCATTGAAGTTCGATTTCAAGACATCGAACGATCGCAAAAGCCAGGGGCTTCTCGACCTCAATCAGGCCCTTCGGCGTTTGCAGAAATCCGACGTCAATGCAGACCTGCAGCTTCGCCTTGCGACATTCCGCGAAAAGCTCTCGGTCAACCTGCGCAAGATCCGCCTGCATCTCGATGCCGTCAAAGAAATCGCAGCGATGCTGTCGGACGCGATCCAGAATGCTGAATCGGACGGCACGTATACGCGCAATATCGGACCTTACAGGAACGCACCGTGATACGGATGATCCTGCTCGCTTTCGTTGCGTGTCTTTCGACGGTCGGCGGCGTCTATGGCGCGGTCACGTGGAAATCATCGATGAGCGCGGAGCCGAATAAATCCGAAAATCATAAACTGCAGATTCTGAAGACGCCGATGGTCAGCGTCCCCATTCTTTCAGACGGGCAAGTTCTCGGCTACGTCGTGACACGCCTTCAGTTTACCGCGGACTCCGACCTGCTCAAAGAAAGCTCGGTTCAGCCCGAAGCTTTCGTCGCCGATGAAGCCTTTCGGCTGATCTACGAAACTGCGCCGAAGGATCTCAAGGTCGGCCGCAAGAATGCCATCAAAGAGCTATCGGAAAACATCGCCTCGGGCACGAACGAGCGCCTTGGCCGCAACGTCGTCAAGGACGTGATGATCGATAGCTGGACCTACCTCTCCAAGCAGGACATGATGAAAAACCATGAACGCGCTCCATAATCGCTACGCCTTCGAGGATATTCTGCGTCAATCCGAGCTTGCCAACGCGCTGAAGCTTCGTAACGTCGACGAAGCGCTTGCCGACCTCGGCGCTCCGCGAACCAAGCTCGCCGCTCGCGTCACCACGGTTGCCGTTCTTGCCGGACTTGTCATCGTGTCGGCCGCAATTTTTGTGGCGGGCTATTCAGCGCTGCTTTCGGATGCCCCCGCGGTTTGGATTCATCGCCTCATGGCGCTGACGCTGGCGCAGAGCATTCTCATCGGGGCCATCGCAATGAAGGTTCTGCCGATGATCGAAGGCAAGGGGCTTTCGGTTCGCATCGCTTTCCCGGGCGGCGCACGTCAACAACCGTTGCTGGCGCGGAATCAACCCGCACCGGAACAGCCGGCTCCTCTGCCGCCGCCCGCGCCCAAGACACCCTTCATCGGGGGCAAGCTGGCGGGTCGCGAATATATGGAATTTGATGACGGAACGATCGAGATCGACACTTTGATCGGACGTCGCCGATTCATCTCGATTGAAGCGGCGCGCGAATTCGTCGGAGCGTGATCTTAGCGCGATCGCTTCAGGCGGTCAGCTCGAAGTCGTCGAAATCGCCGGCACCGTTATGTGATGCGTCGTCCCGCGTGATACCGTTCAAACGATCGCTCATTTCGGCGATTTTCACGCAGCGCGAGGCTTCGGCGACATCGATCTTCCAATCCGGCGACGATATTTTTGAAGCGCCGCCGAGATAATCCGAGATCGCCTCGAGGCTTTGCGAAATGCGGTCCAGAGACTGCAACTCGTAGAGTGAATGCGATCCGCCGAAAGCTCCGGCAACGACGAGGTTGCCGATCAATTCCTGCAGATCGTTGACGCCGTCCGGCAGCATGCGGATTTCGTCGCTCACCGTCATCAGGACTTCGGGAACGGGCACAAGCGCGCCTGCTGCACCATTTGTATTGTTTTTGTCGCCGCTCATTTTTGGTCCGCCCCGTCAGAAGATTCAAAACAGTTCGAGTTCGCCTGCGTTGCTCGCCACGACGCGAGGCGCCGTAACAGGCGGACGTTCGATCTCCACGGTGCCGCTGAGCAGACTCTGCCGCGCGCGTCCGGAAACCGGCCAATACTGTATTCGTCGCCCTTGCAGCCCGCCGGTGCTACCGCCGACGTAGGCGATGCCTTCGTCGCGCAGAAAGCGCTCGGCGAATTCGGCATTGTGCTTGCCGATATCGTTGTGGCTTCGCACCGTTCGCGCGCCGCCGAACAGCTTCGCCTCCAGCCGCTCGCGACGGGCGCCGGCTTTGAGCAAACCGTTCACAAGCAGCTCCATCAGATGAACGCCGAGACGTTCCGCCTCGCCCGCCTTCGTCCGCGTGCTCGTTCCCGGCAAAAGGAAATGGTTGACGCCACCAACGCCCGCCAGCGGATCGCGAATGCAGGCCGCGACGCACGAGCCGAGGATCGTCGTCACCATGAGTTCGCTGTCACCGGTGACGAAGTATTCGCCCTGAATGATGTGAACCCGACTGTCTCGCCTCAACCCTGCCGTCATGTCAGCTTTCCGACAACAGCCTCGATGCACGTTTTCAATGCGGGGACGGTGAAGGGCTTGGCGAGGAAATTATTCAGGCCCCACTTTTTGCCTTCGTCGATCAGCGCTTTATCGCCCTTACCCGTCACAAGGATGAAACCAACCTTGCTCGTCGGACCATGCTGACGCAAGGCGCGCAGCAACTGAATGCCATCGATTTTCGGCATGTTGAAATCGGATATGACGAGGTGGCATGGCGTCGTCATCATCATCTTAAGCGCTTCCTCGCCGTCCTTGGCGACCTTGAACGACTTAAGACCGATTTGATCGAGGCCGTCGGTCAACAGCGCGCGGCTGACGGACGTATCGTCAACGACCATGATCGAGAGTTGTTGCATTGAGGGCATATTGGCCTCCTAGTGTTTTTTGATTGTTGACGTTTCTGACACTATTGCCGCTGCGAGGCGGTCGAGTGGCAACTGCTTTTCAACTGCGCCGATGTCGAATGCGGCCTTCGGCATTCCGTACACGATGCAGCTGGATTCATTCTGTCCGAATGTTCTGGCGCCTGCTTTGCGCATGGACAACAGTCCGGAAGCGCCGTCGCGGCCCATACCCGTCAGTATGACGCCAACTGAGCGCGATCCGCACGAGCGCGCCACAGATTCAAACAGAACGTCGACCGAAGGGCAGTGACCATTGACTCGGTCACCTGCTTTCATAACGCAGCGCAAATCACCCTTGCCGGCAATTTCGAGATGAAGCGATCCGCCCGGCGCCAGGAATACCTGACCAGGCGCGAGCTTTGCTCCATGCGTCGCTTCCTGCACCTGCGCCGGGCACAGACGATTGAGGCGGTTTGCGAAGCTTTTCGTAAACGATGGCGGCATGTGCTGCGCGATGACGGTCGGCGGGCAGTTTTCAGGAAAATGCGACAGAAGTTCGATCAGCGCTTCGACGCCGCCCGTGGAGGCGCCAATCGCGAGCACGCGCCCATCGGAAGCGTACTGCCCGTGCGCGGATCTGGCTTCGATTGCATTTTTCTGCCGCTCGCTTTCGGTCGTCAGCGGGCGAACGCGCGCCATCGCTGCGATCTTGACCTTGAACGGCAGCTCCTCAAAATTATGTTCGTTGCCCGGTCTTGGCTTTTCAATGCAGTCGACGGCGCCGATCTCGAGCGCGCGCACCGTTTCCTCGGCACCACGGCTCGTCAGCGTGGACACCATGATGACCGGCATCGGCCGCAGCCGCATGATCTTTTCGAGAAATTCGAGGCCGCTCATATTCGGCATCTCGACGTCGAGCGTCACGACATCCGGATTCAGCGCCTTGATCGCTTGCCGGGCCTGCAGCGGATCTTCCGCCTGTCCGACGACTTCGATTTCGGCATCCGACGACAGTGCCGTCGCGATCAAGCCGCGCATCGTCGAGGAATCATCAACTACGAGAACTCTTATTCTTTTCATCTCTGTGCGTCGCTTTTCTTGCGATAACTCGTAACGCCGTTTGCGGTCAGGATGTTCATTGCAGATCCGGACACCCGTTCGGAGTGTCCGATGTAGAGGTCGCCGCCGTCTGCGAGCAGGCCCGCGAGGCGCTTCCAGATTTTTCCCTGCGTCTCGTGATCGAAGTAGATCGCGACGTTTCTACAAAATATCGCATCGAACGGCCCTTTGAACGGCCAGTTGCCCATCAGATTGAGTTCGCGAAACGCAACCAGTGCACGCGCCGCTTCTCCGACGCGCATGCTGTCGGCGTCGCCTGCCACCGGCTCGAGCCATTTCGTGCGCAGGGCCTGGGGGACTTCGGCGACCTCCTCGTTGCGATAGAGACCGCGCTTGCCATGCGCGACGACGTTTGGATTGAGATCGGTTGCAAGAATCCGGATATCGAGTTGCCGCGCGTCAGGAAAGACGGAGAGAACCGTGAGCGCCATCGAGTACGGCTCTTGCCCGGTCGAGCAAGCGGACGACCAAAGTCGCAAGCGTCCGCCTTTGCGAATGTGGGCGGCGCGCGGCTCGAGAATGTTTTTCTTGAGATACTCGAAATGATGCGGTTCACGGAAAAAGCGCGTCACGTTCGTTGTCAGCGCGGCGATCATGTTGCCGCGCTCCTGCTCGTCACCGTGGACCCTATCGAGGTACTCCGTGAAGTTTGGAAGCCCGAGGCTGCGCAATCGCTTGGCCAGACGCGAGTAAACGAGCGTCGCTTTGGACTCCGGGAGATCGATGCCGGCCTCGGCCTTGGCGATTTCCGCAATCGCGCGGAAGTCAGCTGCAGCAAACGCAAACTCGCCCGTAACAAGTGGCGCGTCCGCGGCTCTCGCCGGCGCGCGCTGAACTGCCAGTGTCATGCCGCGGCCTTTGCTGCAATCGGCAATACATTGTCGAGAGCGACGATGCTGATCATGCGCCCGTCTACCGCGTACACGCCCTTGACGAACGTTTTCGCCATTTCGGACGCGATATCCGGGGTCGGCTGCATCGAGTCCGCCGAGGAGGTCAGAATGTCGGACACAGCGTCAACGAGCAGTCCGACGATCTGCTGATGAATATGGACGACAATGATGACGCTGCGCGGCGTCGATTCCGTCAGGCCCAGCCCAAAACGCATCGCGAGATCGACGATCGGAAGCACAGCGCCGCGCAGATTGATCACGCCGCGGACGTAGTCAGGTGCGTGCGGCAACGGGGTTGCCATCGTCCAACCGCGAATTTCGCGCACGCACATAATGTCGATGCAGAATTCCTGAGCGCCGACGCGAAACGCGACGAATTCACTGTTTGCAGCTTTGGCTGCTGGTTCGTTCTCTTGCACGATCCTTAACCTCCCGTTCCGTAGCGAAGCTCGCCGGACACTGATTCCTCAAATGAGCCCGTCACCAAGGCGTCGACATCGAGAATGAGCGCAACACGCCCATCGCCGAGAATTGTCGCCGCTGCGATGCCTTCGACTGTGCCGTAATTTGCTTCAAGACTTTTGATGACGACCTGCCGCTGATCCTGAATCGAATCGACGAGCAGCGCATTCCGCGCGCCGCCACCCGTTTCAACGAGGATCGCGACGCTGTTTTCAGGCTGCGCGGCGGCCTCACGAAATCCGAGCTGTGTACCGACGTCGATCAGCGGCACGAATGTATTGCGGATCGACATGACGCGGCCTTCGGCGCCGAGCGCGTGAATGTCCGTCTTCTTCGGCTTGAGCGTTTCGACAATCGCGGTCAGCGGTACGACGAGCGTCTGTCCGGCGACGGAAACCGCCATGCCGTCGAGCACCGCAAGCGTCAGCGGCAGGCTCATCGAGAACGTCGAACCCAGGCCGGGACGCGACGAAATCGAAATGCGACCGCCGAGCGCCTGGATAGATCGCTTCACGACGTCCATGCCGACGCCGCGGCCGGAAATATTCGAGATCGTCGAAGCGGTCGAGAAGCCTGGCAGAAACAGAAGATTGTCGATTTCGCTATCCGTCAGCTGCGCATCAGCTGGGATAAGCCCCTTCTTGATTGCCGAAGCTCGCACCTTGGGTCGATCGATGCCGGCGCCGTCGTCAGCAATCTCGATGACGATACGACCCGAGCGATGGGCGGCTGTCAGACGCACCAAACCTTCCGCAGGCTTTCCAGCGGCGAGACGCTGCTCTGGCGATTCGATGCCATGATCAACCGCATTGCGGATCATATGCGTCAACGGCTCAGCGAGACGCTCGACAACGGTCTTGTCGATTTCGGTCGCTTCGCCGTCGGTCTTGAGCCGGACTTCCTTGCTCGTTGCGTCGGCGACTTCGCGAACGATGCGCGACATGCGCTGGAACAGCGGTTTGACCGGCTGCGCGCGGATCGCCATCACGCTTTCCTGAATCTCGCGCGTCAGCTGCTCAAGTTCTTCGAGCCCAATGATGACGGACGACGAGCCTGCAAAATTCGCCTCAATGACTCGCTGCGAAAGCATGGCCTGGTTGATGACGAGTTCGCCGACGAGATTGATCAGGCGATCAACGCGGTCGAACTCAACCCGGATCGTCGTCTGCGTGGGGACCGCTGCCGCTTTGGCGTCCGGCTTCGCTGCCTCTGCCGCCACAGCCGGAGCAGGGATTATTTCGGCCACTGCCGGAGAAATTTCGATTTCCTGCGCTGTTATCGCACTTTCCGGCGCGGCGTCCGGCTCCGAGGCCGCCGGGGTTCCAAGCGCTTTCGCGAGGAGGGCGGCGATATCGACATCAGAAACTTCCGGCTGACCGTCGCTTTCGATCGAAAGCTCGGCTTCGCCCTCGACGAACTCGAAAACTTCGCGAACGTCCGCAATCTCGTGGTCCGACGTCAGGCGGATCGACCAGGAAAAATATGCGCCGTTCGGATCAATGCTCTCGAGGTCGGGCAATGCCGAAGCATCGCACGTTGCCTCCATTGTCCCGAGGCGATTCAGCTCGCGGAGGACGAGGGCCGTTTCGTTGGCGTTGGCGTAGAGTTCCGGCTGCGGCGTGAAGCCGATGCGATATTCGCGCGAGGACGATACCTCTTCCTCCGGCGCGGCTTCTACAGAGATGCCAGAGAATCCAAAATCGATTACGGTCGGCTGGAAGTCGATCGCTTCTTCGACCTCTTCTTTGCCGTCGATCAGCGTCAGGCTTTTGATGTCTGACGCGACGGTTTCATAGCTCGCTTCATTGATTTCTCTACCCTCACGCGACGCCTCGACAAGGTCGGCAAGAACGTCAGCGGCGCGGAGCATGATTTTCATCATTTCCGACGTCGGGTTGAGTTTTCCGCTTCGAACGAAATCGAGTGCCGTCTCGAACGTATGCGCAAACTGCACGAGTTGGGTCAGTTTGAACGCACCCGCCCCGCCCTTGATCGAGTGCACCGCGCGAAACACCGCATTCACCGTTTCGGAATCGGTGCTGCCTTCGTCCATCGCCAGCAAGCCCATTTCCATTTCGGAGAGCTGTTCTTCGCACTCCTGAAAAAAGGTCTGCCGAATTGCCGCCATTGAATCCACGACCGTCACCCCCTGATTGCCGTGTTAAGCCGCAACGCGCCGGATGGCGGCGATGAGTTTCGTCGGTTCGAATGGCTTGACGATCCATCCCGTTGCGCCGGCTTCTTTGGCGCGCTGCTTTTTCGCCGCGTCGCTTTCCGTCGTCAGAACGAGGATCGGAACCTTCCGGTACCGATTGTCCTTACGCACCGCTTCGATGAGACCGAAGCCGTCCATCTTCGGCATGTTGATATCAGTGACGATGACGTCGGGCGTCGACTGCTGGAGAACGTCGAGACCGTCGACGCCGTCGACCGCCTGCACGACATTAAAACCGGCTTCAACAAGCGCCATTCGCAGCATGTCGCGCATCGTGCGCGAGTCGTCGACCGTGAGAATCGTTTGCATTACTGATGTCCTTCAAGCAGCAGCTCTTGATGCGGCAGTCCAACGAGCGCGATCGTCTCGAGAAATTCGGAGCTTGGGTTTTCCAGGCGGTAGCTGAGGCCGTCGCGCTGCCATGATCGTGCGGCGGCGACGAGCACCTGCAACGACTGCACGCCCACGCGTCGAACCTGGCTTGCATCGACGGCGATGGCGTTGCCACGCTGCGACAGCAGCATCTCCTTGATCGTGATCGCGGCCGCCGAGTCGAGACAATCCGGTAGCATCAACGGCTGCGACGGCTGATCCTGCGCAATCGGTGGCGCCGTCGATATTGATGCTTCGTCCGCAGCAAGTTCGAAGGTATCCATCGTGACCGCTATGGTGTCCGAACCGGCTTTCGCCTTTGATCCCTTGGCGGCAGCCGCTTTCTTGCGTCCACCGTTCGGGACAGCTGATTTCGTTTTTGCGCGAGGCATTAGAATTCCTCCCATCCGGCATCAGCGCCTGCAGCGGCGTGCGAACGGCCGCCGCCGTTTGCGGCTACTTTCGCCCGGCCGGCCGAGTTGCTGACACGCACTGCCGGCTTTGCCGCTTCGCGTCGTGGCGCAATGTTAACGACGGTC includes these proteins:
- a CDS encoding rod-binding protein, which produces MSAILRTSAADVATWTAGQTVRPAKTAAASTDAATPQADPAAMKKAKEVAQQFEAVYLRQMIDASMPKDSEALFGEGTSGTMWRSMMTDTLATSLSKTGTLGIANMILKSETGRLKDK
- a CDS encoding chemotaxis protein CheD (catalyzes the conversion of glutamine residues to glutamate on methyl-accepting chemotaxis receptors), whose translation is MTAGLRRDSRVHIIQGEYFVTGDSELMVTTILGSCVAACIRDPLAGVGGVNHFLLPGTSTRTKAGEAERLGVHLMELLVNGLLKAGARRERLEAKLFGGARTVRSHNDIGKHNAEFAERFLRDEGIAYVGGSTGGLQGRRIQYWPVSGRARQSLLSGTVEIERPPVTAPRVVASNAGELELF
- a CDS encoding response regulator, with product MPSMQQLSIMVVDDTSVSRALLTDGLDQIGLKSFKVAKDGEEALKMMMTTPCHLVISDFNMPKIDGIQLLRALRQHGPTSKVGFILVTGKGDKALIDEGKKWGLNNFLAKPFTVPALKTCIEAVVGKLT
- a CDS encoding protein-glutamate methylesterase/protein-glutamine glutaminase is translated as MKRIRVLVVDDSSTMRGLIATALSSDAEIEVVGQAEDPLQARQAIKALNPDVVTLDVEMPNMSGLEFLEKIMRLRPMPVIMVSTLTSRGAEETVRALEIGAVDCIEKPRPGNEHNFEELPFKVKIAAMARVRPLTTESERQKNAIEARSAHGQYASDGRVLAIGASTGGVEALIELLSHFPENCPPTVIAQHMPPSFTKSFANRLNRLCPAQVQEATHGAKLAPGQVFLAPGGSLHLEIAGKGDLRCVMKAGDRVNGHCPSVDVLFESVARSCGSRSVGVILTGMGRDGASGLLSMRKAGARTFGQNESSCIVYGMPKAAFDIGAVEKQLPLDRLAAAIVSETSTIKKH
- a CDS encoding CheR family methyltransferase, which translates into the protein MTLAVQRAPARAADAPLVTGEFAFAAADFRAIAEIAKAEAGIDLPESKATLVYSRLAKRLRSLGLPNFTEYLDRVHGDEQERGNMIAALTTNVTRFFREPHHFEYLKKNILEPRAAHIRKGGRLRLWSSACSTGQEPYSMALTVLSVFPDARQLDIRILATDLNPNVVAHGKRGLYRNEEVAEVPQALRTKWLEPVAGDADSMRVGEAARALVAFRELNLMGNWPFKGPFDAIFCRNVAIYFDHETQGKIWKRLAGLLADGGDLYIGHSERVSGSAMNILTANGVTSYRKKSDAQR
- a CDS encoding chemotaxis protein CheW, which codes for MQENEPAAKAANSEFVAFRVGAQEFCIDIMCVREIRGWTMATPLPHAPDYVRGVINLRGAVLPIVDLAMRFGLGLTESTPRSVIIVVHIHQQIVGLLVDAVSDILTSSADSMQPTPDIASEMAKTFVKGVYAVDGRMISIVALDNVLPIAAKAAA
- a CDS encoding chemotaxis protein CheA — its product is MAAIRQTFFQECEEQLSEMEMGLLAMDEGSTDSETVNAVFRAVHSIKGGAGAFKLTQLVQFAHTFETALDFVRSGKLNPTSEMMKIMLRAADVLADLVEASREGREINEASYETVASDIKSLTLIDGKEEVEEAIDFQPTVIDFGFSGISVEAAPEEEVSSSREYRIGFTPQPELYANANETALVLRELNRLGTMEATCDASALPDLESIDPNGAYFSWSIRLTSDHEIADVREVFEFVEGEAELSIESDGQPEVSDVDIAALLAKALGTPAASEPDAAPESAITAQEIEISPAVAEIIPAPAVAAEAAKPDAKAAAVPTQTTIRVEFDRVDRLINLVGELVINQAMLSQRVIEANFAGSSSVIIGLEELEQLTREIQESVMAIRAQPVKPLFQRMSRIVREVADATSKEVRLKTDGEATEIDKTVVERLAEPLTHMIRNAVDHGIESPEQRLAAGKPAEGLVRLTAAHRSGRIVIEIADDGAGIDRPKVRASAIKKGLIPADAQLTDSEIDNLLFLPGFSTASTISNISGRGVGMDVVKRSIQALGGRISISSRPGLGSTFSMSLPLTLAVLDGMAVSVAGQTLVVPLTAIVETLKPKKTDIHALGAEGRVMSIRNTFVPLIDVGTQLGFREAAAQPENSVAILVETGGGARNALLVDSIQDQRQVVIKSLEANYGTVEGIAAATILGDGRVALILDVDALVTGSFEESVSGELRYGTGG
- a CDS encoding response regulator → MQTILTVDDSRTMRDMLRMALVEAGFNVVQAVDGVDGLDVLQQSTPDVIVTDINMPKMDGFGLIEAVRKDNRYRKVPILVLTTESDAAKKQRAKEAGATGWIVKPFEPTKLIAAIRRVAA
- a CDS encoding STAS domain-containing protein gives rise to the protein MPRAKTKSAVPNGGRKKAAAAKGSKAKAGSDTIAVTMDTFELAADEASISTAPPIAQDQPSQPLMLPDCLDSAAAITIKEMLLSQRGNAIAVDASQVRRVGVQSLQVLVAAARSWQRDGLSYRLENPSSEFLETIALVGLPHQELLLEGHQ